Proteins encoded within one genomic window of Bemisia tabaci chromosome 2, PGI_BMITA_v3:
- the LOC140223883 gene encoding uncharacterized protein — protein sequence MEEDQSEKCLICDENLSGDRAVVHERGISRFIESSRKRKDGKHRFMEGKSELSVHEKCRKSYNQPRSIAGFIKKQLREAASASPLLRSETPPIDFKDSCFLCGELITPEWKFAQKKKPLKSRDRVFLVTKLKLREQVLSRALMLDTDWSRQIVERIRPIADLVAADAQYHNSCMKKLHWSPKVTEPSKTGPCADKVDEAMKYIFAYLEENSEECQFSLNELIASCKCTPKPLVKTVKAHLVKKYGDGVVFSERKGKPTIVSFLGTGYTALTHAWFEKKLDPKEERLSIVKAAASIISQDIRAKIYATDHYPPSDDFLKDVEVDVPETLQLLLDELILRHKKSSKEKWKKKSLTFAHGIMSAARPRSFLSPLQLSVAVLIYKKYGSKRLIDVLESLSVCSSYHEAKKFEVSSIMRTPLEIDQNSFSQFIFDNADFNTQTIDGLQTFHAMGGVQCITPRKAIPPDQIIERINKIPLAKELAERGVTRVEIFEKKSNIGLQDMKIIPLKDIQTISESNPLSFHDILWLYGKYAGIEQVSGWNGFMEKVTAKKPFQVSFVSCLPFINAPATEYDTIFTALVSASKKSRALNQGTCFVTFDLPLYMKAQDILANCDASADLANVKLRLGGFHLLMSFLGAIGFIMSGSGLKEAFNTVYAKNSIDKMLGGHAYARAVRAHLLAFQALGKFVFQSMRLTPESETSLKALFSGDRSTLLEADKLKCCQDLSKKFQQQLLKFEKRGATAKLWIQYFEMVTLVIQLIAAERMGEWNLHLETIQRMLPFFQASGHFLYTKASYLYLQEMVKLQESMTDAEYQLFTSQGYFTIRRTNKFFSGTWSDMIIEQSLMRTMKCSGGLTRGRGVKESTLSTWILGMTSLHNVCDSIEDFCGITFESSEQHVQLRSARMLQDDEAAKNMYSWFEQHSPFPVDKNLMCLHTGIVADDNINCHQAKEIGTASLSKIVGQTFESVKFKRADRCNPISSMRSSIRVKNDVVPINPLLLFRRISVIKKSDEELQNFLSYELSPYPLSLFTADGMRKGTKSTLYDAFTPCLDKIDDKNPTYVIDGGFLLHRVVWRRNEAFALICNSYVSYVKSKYSADSIIVFDGYPEDVTNCSTKTVERLRRGQASSLEIKFDENMVPAISQANFLKNGKNKSRLISILMERFTAENISVFQAEEDADTMIVSKALEKTKEGKIAVIVGEDIDLLVLLTAQSRNIKNAFLLKPGKGKTPPKLFNRGSLQNEVKAEHILFIHAISGCDTTSSLFRQGKIKFLATLENNSALIESAQMFKKSDAKQEEISKAGKEFLLRLYGYKGEQNKTLDEFRYESYVRTSFHDVQNLASLPPSEDAATLHAFRAYHQVQQWMGVKKDACDWGWQNSRNGLIPITTLKNPAPDEILNKISCSCKKGCRGACGCRKKGLHCSLVCGYCHGSCENSQDDALLMEEEEEGDDVDEPEEVDCSDDVDEMQRSEDNNEWMEPRDDAADPISSSEESSSSPEVLDTPRRSKRLQQLPEDVTSESDRDDLDQPGPSNFEGPPLRKRPKRL from the coding sequence ATGGAAGAGGATCAAAGTGAAAAGTGTTTAATTTGTGATGAAAACTTAAGTGGCGACCGGGCAGTTGTACATGAGCGCGGCATTAGTAGATTTATCGAATCAAGCCGAAAACGAAAAGATGGCAAACACCGATTTATGGAGGGCAAGAGTGAACTTTCAGTGCACGAGAAATGTCGGAAATCATACAACCAACCGCGGTCAATCGCCGGTttcataaaaaaacaattaagaGAAGCGGCGAGCGCGTCACCTTTATTACGGTCGGAAACGCCTCCAATCGATTTTAAAGATTCTTGCTTTTTGTGCGGTGAGCTAATAACACCGGAGTGGAAATTTgcgcagaaaaaaaaacctcttaagTCACGTGATAGAGTGTTCCTCGTTACTAAACTGAAATTAAGGGAGCAAGTGCTGAGTCGTGCGTTAATGTTGGATACCGATTGGTCGCGACAGATTGTGGAACGTATACGCCCAATTGCAGATCTCGTTGCAGCGGATGCTCAATACCACAATTCGTGTATGAAGAAGTTACACTGGTCACCAAAAGTTACTGAACCCTCCAAAACAGGTCCATGTGCGGATAAAGTTGATGAGgcaatgaaatacatttttgcgTATTTAGAGGAAAATTCAGAAGAATGTCAATTTTCGCTGAACGAACTGATCGCTTCATGTAAGTGTACACCTAAGCCATTGGTGAAAACTGTGAAAGCTCACTTAGTGAAAAAATACGGCGATGGTGTAGTTTTCTCGGAACGTAAAGGTAAGCCAACAATAGTTTCTTTTCTTGGCACCGGTTATACAGCATTGACTCACGCAtggtttgagaaaaaattggatcCTAAAGAGGAGAGATTGAGCATCGTTAAAGCTGCAGCCAGCATAATTTCACAAGATATCCGGGCAAAAATTTACGCAACAGATCATTATCCACCATCTGATGATTTTCTTAAAGATGTTGAGGTAGATGTTCCAGAAACTTTGCAACTTTTATTAGATGAATTAATTTTGAGACATAAAAAAAgctcaaaagaaaaatggaagaaaaaaagctTAACGTTTGCTCATGGCATCATGTCAGCAGCTAGACCTAGATCATTTCTTTCACCTTTGCAATTGTCAGTAGCTGTATTAATTTACAAAAAGTATGGTTCAAAAAGATTGATTGATGTTCTTGAGTCTCTTAGTGTATGTTCCTCTTACCATGAAGCTAAGAAATTTGAAGTGTCCTCCATAATGCGTACTCCACTAGAAATCGACCAAAATTCCTTTTCGCAATTCATATTTGACAATGCTGACTTCAATACTCAGACGATTGACGGTTTACAAACCTTTCATGCGATGGGAGGGGTTCAGTGTATTACGCCGCGAAAAGCTATTCCACCAGATCAAATTATTGAGCGCATAAATAAGATTCCGCTAGCCAAAGAATTAGCGGAAAGAGGTGTCACACgtgtcgaaatttttgaaaaaaaatctaacaTAGGTCTCCAAGATATGAAGATTATTCCTTTAAAGGATATTCAGACGATTTCTGAATCTAATCCACTTTCATTTCATGATATTCTATGGCTGTATGGAAAATATGCAGGTATTGAACAAGTGTCGGGCTGGAATGGTTTTATGGAAAAAGTTACTGCCAAAAAACCATTTCAAGTCAGTTTTGTTTCATGCTTACCTTTTATCAATGCCCCTGCAACCGAATATGATACCATTTTCACTGCATTGGTGTCAGCATCTAAAAAATCTAGAGCCCTTAATCAAGGCACTTGTTTTGTCACCTTTGATCTTCCATTGTATATGAAGGCACAAGATATCCTCGCAAATTGTGACGCAAGTGCAGATCTCGCGAATGTAAAGCTCAGGCTCGGAGGATTTCACCTATTAATGTCTTTTCTCGGTGCAATCGGTTTCATCATGTCTGGTAGTGGCTTAAAAGAGGCCTTCAACACCGTGTATGCTAAAAATTCTATCGACAAGATGTTAGGAGGACATGCATACGCACGGGCTGTGAGGGCTCATTTATTAGCCTTTCAAGCTTTaggtaaatttgtttttcaatcaaTGAGACTTACGCCAGAATCTGAAACTTCTTTAAAAGCCCTATTCAGCGGAGACAGATCAACTTTGTTGGAAGCTGATAAACTAAAATGTTGTCAagatttatcaaaaaaatttcaacaacagCTTTTAAAGTTCGAAAAACGTGGTGCCACCGCTAAATTATGGATACAGTACTTCGAAATGGTGACTCTCGTAATCCAATTGATCGCCGCAGAGAGGATGGGAGAATGGAACCTTCATCTTGAAACCATACAAAGAATGCTTCCTTTTTTCCAAGCCAGTGGGCACTTTTTATACACCAAAGCCAGCTACCTCTATTTGCAAGAAATGGTCAAACTTCAAGAATCGATGACAGATGCCGAATACCAACTGTTTACATCACAAGGCTACTTTACCATTAGAAGAACTAACAAGTTTTTTAGCGGAACTTGGTCGGATATGATAATAGAGCAGTCGCTCATGAGAACTATGAAGTGCTCCGGAGGCCTAACTCGTGGTCGTGGTGTTAAAGAGAGCACACTTTCAACTTGGATTCTAGGGATGACATCCCTGCACAATGTATGCGACAGCATTGAAGATTTTTGTGGTATAACGTTTGAAAGCTCCGAACAACATGTTCAGTTGCGCAGTGCCAGAATGCTACAAGATGATGAAGCCGCTAAAAATATGTATTCGTGGTTCGAACAGCATTCGCCTTTTCCGGTAGACAAAAACTTGATGTGCCTACATACAGGTATAGTCGCTGATGACAACATTAACTGCCACCAAGCCAAAGAGATAGGCACTGCTAGCTTGTCAAAAATAGTGGGTCAAACTTTTGAATCCGTTAAGTTTAAGCGCGCCGACCGTTGTAATCCAATCAGCAGCATGAGGAGTTCAATTCGAGTCAAAAACGATGTCGTTCCAATAAATCCTCTCTTATTATTTCGGCGCATAAGTGTTATTAAAAAATCAGATGAggagcttcaaaattttttatcataCGAGCTTTCACCCTACCCTCTCTCGTTATTTACCGCAGATGGCATGCGTAAAGGGACTAAGTCGACATTGTATGATGCATTCACCCCGTGtttagataaaattgatgacaaaaatccAACTTACGTCATCGACGGCGGTTTTTTGCTTCACCGCGTAGTTTGGAGACGGAATGAGGCATTTGCATTAATATGCAACAGCTATGTATCATACGTAAAATCGAAGTACTCTGCAGATTCTATAATAGTTTTTGACGGCTATCCCGAAGATGTGACAAACTGCAGCACAAAAACTGTTGAGAGATTGCGAAGGGGACAAGCTTCATCGTTGGAAATTAAATTCGATGAAAATATGGTCCCAGCAATATCACAagcaaattttctaaaaaacggAAAGAACAAATCACGCTTGATTTCAATACTCATGGAACGTTTCACGGCTGAAAATATATCGGTGTTCCAAGCAGAGGAAGACGCAGACACAATGATAGTTTCAAAGGCTTTAGAAAAGACAAAAGAGGGCAAAATTGCTGTTATTGTAGGAGAAGATATTGACCTCCTTGTCCTGCTTACAGCTCAGTCAAGGAACATCAAAAATGCTTTTCTCCTAAAACCCGGCAAAGGCAAGACTCCACCAAAGCTTTTCAACCGAGGCAGccttcaaaatgaagtcaaagctGAACACATACTGTTCATTCATGCTATTAGCGGATGTGACACAACTTCATCACTTTTTAGGCAAGGCAAGATTAAGTTTTTAGCAACCTTGGAGAACAACTCAGCTTTAATTGAATCAGCTCAGATGTTCAAAAAATCAGACGCCAAACAAGAGGAAATTTCTAAAGCAGGGAAAGAATTTTTACTCCGATTATATGGATACAAGGGTGAGCAGAACAAAACTTTGGATGAATTTAGGTATGAAAGCTACGTTCGCACTTCCTTCCACGACGTACAAAATCTCGCTTCTCTGCCACCTTCGGAGGATGCTGCTACATTGCACGCTTTTCGTGCCTATCATCAAGTCCAGCAATGGATGGGCGTCAAGAAAGACGCATGTGACTGGGGATGGCAAAATAGCAGAAATGGCCTCATCCCGATCACTACCTTGAAAAATCCAGCTCCGGACGAAATTTTAAACAAGATCTCATGCAGTTGCAAGAAAGGATGTCGCGGCGCCTGCGGTTGTAGGAAGAAAGGCCTTCATTGCAGTCTTGTTTGCGGATATTGTCATGGCTCGTGCGAAAATAGCCAAGATGATGCACTTTTAatggaagaggaagaagaaggagatgaCGTAGATGAGCCAGAAGAAGTTGATTGTTCAGACGATGTCGATGAGATGCAGAGAAGTGAAGACAATAACGAGTGGATGGAACCGAGGGACGATGCAGCTGACCCAATATCTAGCTCCGAGGAATCTTCATCAAGTCCAGAAGTCCTTGATACCCCAAGAAGATCGAAGAGGCTCCAGCAGTTGCCTGAGGATGTGACGAGTGAAAGTGACAGGGACGACCTCGACCAACCAGGCCCTTCAAATTTCGAAGGCCCTCCTCTCAGAAAACGGCCAAAGAGACTTTAG